Proteins from a genomic interval of Tachyglossus aculeatus isolate mTacAcu1 chromosome 8, mTacAcu1.pri, whole genome shotgun sequence:
- the DNAJC5 gene encoding dnaJ homolog subfamily C member 5, translating to MADQRQRSLSTSGESLYHVLGLDKNATSDDIKKSYRKLALKYHPDKNPDNPEAADKFKEINNAHAILTDATKRNIYDKYGSLGLYVAEQFGEENVNTYFVLSSWWAKALFVFCGLITGCYCCCCLCCCFNCCCGKCKPKPPEGDDQEYYVSPEDLEAQLQSDEKEAADTPIVIQPASATETTQLTADSHPSYHTDGFN from the exons ATGGCAGACCAGAGGCAGCGGTCACTCTCTACCTCTGGAGAATCATTGTACCATGTCCTAGGGTTGGACAAGAATGCGACCTCAGATGACATTAAAAAGTCGTATAG GAAACTTGCATTGAAATATCATCCGGACAAGAATCCAGATAATCCAGAAGCTGCAGACAAATTTAAAGAGATCAACAATGCTCATGCCATATTGACTGATgccacaaaacgaaacatatatgACAAGTATGGCTCATTGGGGCTTTACGTAGCAGAACAGTTTGGAGAGGAGAATGTgaatacttactttgtgctatCCAGCTGGTGGGCAAAG gctctCTTTGTGTTCTGTGGGCTCATCACGGgctgctattgctgctgctgcctgtGCTGCTGCTTTAACTGCTGCTGTGGAAAGTGTAAACCTAAACCTCCTGAAGGTGATGACCAGGAATACTACGTTTCTCCAGAGGACTTGGAGGCGCAGTTACAATCGGATGAGAAGG aGGCCGCGGACACACCTATTGTGATACAGCCAGCATCAGCCACAGAGACAACTCAGCTCACAGCCGATTCCCACCCCAGCTACCATACCGATGGATTTAACTAA